The following DNA comes from Candidatus Desulfofervidus auxilii.
TTTTGAGATATTGTAAGTAAATATAATGTAGGTATTTCTCTTATAGCCTTTTCTTCGTCTCGATAAAGTTTTAACGTACTTTCTAAAGCTGCTAATGTAAATTTATCAATACGAAGTGCTCGATTTAAAGGATTCTTTTTAATAGCCTCTAAATATGAACGTTTACCTAAAATAATTCCAGCCTGTGGCCCTCCTAAAAGTTTATCACCACTAAAACTTACAACAGAAACGCCTGTAGCTAGTGTTTCTTGCACTGTTGGCTCTTTTCCTATACCATATTTAGTAAGGTTAATAAAATTACCACTGCCTAAATCTTCAATTACTGGTAAATTATATTTTTCCCCTAAATTTACTAATTCTGTTAAAGAAACCTCTTTTGTAAATCCAATAATTTTAAAATTACTTTTATGTACCTTCATTAATAAAGCAGTTTCTTCATCAATAGCTTGCTCGTAATCATAAAGATGAGTGCGGTTTGTTGTGCCTACTTCTACTAATTTCACCCCACTTTTTCTCATAACATCAGGCATTCGAAAAGAACCTCCAATTTCCACTAATTCACCTCGAGAAACTATAACCTTTTTCCCATATGCCAAAGTGTTTAAAATTAAAAATACAGCAGCTGCATTATTATTCACTACCATAGCTGCTTCAGCCCCAGTTAATTCACAAAGAAGCTCTTCAACATGAACATAACGGCTCCCTCTTTTGCCTATTTTTAGATCATATTCTAAATTGTTATAGTAACGAGCAACCTCAATAAGATGAGAAATTGCCTCTTCAGCAAGAAGAGATCGTCCTAAGTTTGTATGTATTACTACACCAGTTGCATTTATTACCTTTTTTAAATGATTCTTTTGTTTTATTTTCAATCTTTTTATAATTTCGAAGATAATTTTTTTATAATCAACTTTGTTAATTTTATTATCTAAAATCCCTTTTCGATATATTTCAAGCACTTCTCGTATAGTATTTACTGCTAAATGTCTAGGAAAATTTTGTAAAATTAAATTTTCTTTTAATATCTCATCTACAGAAGGTATTTGTCTTAATAATTTTTCTTTCACAATTTTAAATCATATTATAGCATATAATTTCTGTCAAATGCTGCTTGACATTTTTCAAGAAAATTGTTATAAAAAAATTACCCGCCTACAGGTGTATTAAATCTATTAAGTGGGACAGATTTGTTTAAGAAAATTTTAAGGTTTCCTAGGATATTAATTAAGATATCTTGATTTAATGAGGGAGGAGCATGAATTTAACTCAACTTAAAGCAATGAAGATTAGTGAATTACTTAACCTAGCGCGTGAACTTAATGTAGAAAGTACACCTGGGATGAGCAAACAGGAGTTGATTTTCACTCTGTTGCAGACGCAGGCAGAGAGGAATGAAGCAATTTATGGTGAAGGGGTATTGG
Coding sequences within:
- the selA gene encoding L-seryl-tRNA(Sec) selenium transferase, producing the protein MVKEKLLRQIPSVDEILKENLILQNFPRHLAVNTIREVLEIYRKGILDNKINKVDYKKIIFEIIKRLKIKQKNHLKKVINATGVVIHTNLGRSLLAEEAISHLIEVARYYNNLEYDLKIGKRGSRYVHVEELLCELTGAEAAMVVNNNAAAVFLILNTLAYGKKVIVSRGELVEIGGSFRMPDVMRKSGVKLVEVGTTNRTHLYDYEQAIDEETALLMKVHKSNFKIIGFTKEVSLTELVNLGEKYNLPVIEDLGSGNFINLTKYGIGKEPTVQETLATGVSVVSFSGDKLLGGPQAGIILGKRSYLEAIKKNPLNRALRIDKFTLAALESTLKLYRDEEKAIREIPTLYLLTISQKELKRKAMKLKRAIKKYISEKEIFLTIKSSISQAGGGSLPGEALPTYVVALRPKNISVSQLEEKLRQIDPPIIARIEEDMLYLDVRTILNEEIKMIPHLIKTALEENYGKGT